The Anaeromyxobacter sp. Fw109-5 genomic interval CCGTGCTTGATTTCCTTCTCGAGCAGGAGCTGGTGCTCCAGTCGGCACGGTCGCGCGTCCTGGGTAATCACCGGATGGAAGCACTCGGCGCGGGTGAAGAAGTCGTAGCCCAGGTCCGGACCGTGCGTCCCGAAGTCCTTGAACTGATCCATCGGGACGTTGAGCTCCTGGAACGACCAGCCCCCGATCTTGCGCAGGAACATCGCGATGTCCTCCGTGCCAAGCTCGGCGAGCGGGGTATCGAAGTAGTCCGTCAGCGGCTGATCCGGGTTCGGCTCGATGCCGAGGAACGGCACCGCGTCGAGCCGCACGAAGAGGTTCCTGAGGTCATGGACGTGCCGGACCGCGTCCCCCTGGACCGCGCGGCGCCCGGCGTAGGACGGGTCGAGCCAGTTGAGCGCGGGCTGGCCGGGCTTGAACACGTGGAGGTACACCGAGCGTCGCCGATTGCCGTCCACGTCGGTGACTTCCGGGGTGGCGCTCCAGCCGCTCCAGGTCTTGGCATCCGGATGGGCGTCGGCGGAGTTGATGAGGCCCGGGATGTAGCCCTTGTTCTTCAGCTCCACCGCGGCTTCCTTGGAGACTAGCGCGGTCCCGTAGGGATCATCGACGTTGGGGAGCAAGCCCCAGTCCTCCTGACGGATCGCGACCATCGTGTACATGCCGGGATAGTCCTTGTAGCCGCGCTCGGCGAGCCGGAAGTCGGCCCCGAGGCCGGTGTGGAGCGGAACGAGGTCGCCGCCGACCCACCCGCCCCGCTCCTCGGCGACCTGGACCATCTGCCGGTAGTCCTCCTCGGTCCCGAGCTGCGGATCGATCTCCAGCGAGATGCGGTCGAACCAGCCGTCGATGGTCGGGGTGTACTCGCGGTCCCGGATTCCGCCGGCTCGCAAGGTCGGATTGGTGTGGATCGCCTCGATGCCGACGTCCCGGAACGCGTCCCAGAGCTGCGTGCTTCCCAGGGTCCCGATGACCGACTTGCCGGGCTCGGGGATCACGGAGCCGGGATAGTAGAGCACCCACACCGAAGCCCTGCGGACGAGCTCCTGCGGCTCCCGGTCGAAGTAGTCGTTCCGCCACTGGTCACCCATGCCGGAGATGGCCTCCGACTGCTGCCCCGCCTGGAAGAGCATCGAGCGGGGCTCCAGGAACTGGACGTACTCGTTGACGTCCTGTTGAGCAACGGCTGCGTTGAACCCGACGAGCGCCGCCAGCAGGCCAGCGATCAGCGTCGGCCGCCGGACGAGACGGCGCATGGTGTTGCTGGACATGGTTCTACCCCTCCTCCACGTCGCACGATCGCGAGATAGCGAGACGCGCGAGCGAGACTTGACGAAAGGTAGATGCTGCGCGTCACCCTGCTCGCGTGGACGCCCTCTCCGCGAGCCGCCGCTGAGCTCACGAGTGCGGTCCGGGTCGGCGCCTCGCGCGGAGAGAGCACACCCGCCTGGCGACGAACGACAGCAACCGAGCGTCACGTCCGCCGGCCGTGAGTTGCTCCTCGCTCGCGGCTCCAGCCGATCAAGCTGCGCGCGCCGCGAGGCGGACGCATGTTGCCGAGGGGGGAAGATGCCGGACCGGTCGGCCGTAAGGAGCAGGTCGTGCTTCGCCATGCCGCTCCCCGTCGCGGTGGTGGTCGTCGTGGCGCTCGTCGGCTGCGCAGCCCGCGCCGCCGCCGCGCCCGTCATCGACCTGCTCCCAGACAAGGCACGCTACGCGCCCGGAGAGGAGGTGACGCTCACCGCACGCGTCCAGGCCGGCACCGAGGGGGAGTTCGTCGGCCCGGTCGCGATGTCCGTCTACCACCTCGACGCCGTGGTCCACGCCGACCGCCAAGAGGTTCGCGTGGCGCCCGGCGCGACGGGCGACGTCACGTTTCGCTGGACGCCTCCGACGGAAGACTTCAGCGGCTACCTCGCGGTCGCCGACGCGGCGGGCACCGCCGCGACGACGGCCGTGGACGTGAGCTCGTCGCCGTTTCGCTACCCGCGCTACGGCTACGTCTCCGAGTTCGACCCCGCCCTCTCGCCGCAGGAGCGCGAGCGCCGCGTCGAGCGGCTCTCGCGCGAGTTCCTCGTGAACGTCTACCAGCTCTACGACTGGGGCTGGCGCCACGAGAAGCTCGTCGAGACGGGACCCGACGGCCAGATCGTGCCGACCTGGACGGACCTGTTCGGGCGTCCCGTCGCCTGGACAGCGATCACGGGGTACGTGGACGCGATCCACCGGTACGGCGCCGCGGCGATGGGGTACGTGATGGTGTACGCGGCGCGCGAGGGCTACGCCGAGCGCTGGCCCATCTCGCCGGCGTGGGGGCTCTTCGCGCGAGAGGGCGCGCAGGACCAGCTGCACGTGCAGTTTCCGAACGACGTGTTCCTCTGGCTCTTTGACCCCATGAACCCGGGCTGGCAGTCCTGGGAGATCGCGCAGTACGTCGAGGCGGTGCGCCTCGCCGGGCTCGACGGCGTGCACATCGACCAGCTCGGTCCGCGCTTCGACGTTCACCTGGCAGACGGCACGAGCGTCGACCTAGCGGCCCGCTTCGCGCCGTTCCTGGAAGCGACCAAACGCCACCTCATGCAGGGCCAACCCGATCGTTCCGCGTGCACGTTCAACCTCGTCGACGGCGCGGTGGATGGGTGGGCGACGCGCGAGGTGGCGACTTCCTATCCGTGCGACTTCCTGTTCAGCGAGATCTGGTTCGAGGCCGACAGCTACGACGATTTGCGGCGGTACGCCGAGTACCTCCGCGGCCTGAGCGGAGGGCGCGCGGCGGTGTTCGCGGCGTACGCGCAGTACGGCGAGGAGGTCGGGCCGATCCACGAGGCGGAAGCGGCGCGCCTGCACGGCGTGCGGGTGGCGTCGGACCACCTGGGCTACACGGGGACCGGCTTCGTCGCGGCGCTCGAGATGGCGGGCGCCGCCATCACGTGGTCGATCGAGCTGAGTGAGCCGCAGAACGTCTCCCTCGTCTTTCGCTTCGCCAACGCGAGCGGCCAGGTCGCCCGGCGTCAGGTGTCGGTCGACGGCGCCCCCGTCGGAGAGGTGAGCTTTCCTTCGACCGCCGAATGGAGCGGCTGGTCCTCCGACGCCTACGTCCCGACGACGCTCGGGGCAGGGCGCCATGAGATCTCGCTGTCGGTCCGCCCTGGAGACGCCGGCGCGGTGAACGTCGACCACCTCGCGCTCGGCCGCTTCGACGAGCAGGCGTTCCAGCTCGCTGACGCCGTGATGTTTGCGAGCGGGGTGACCCACATCGAGATCGGCGACGACGTCGCCGGGCTGGCGCACGAGTACTACCCGAACCTGTCGAAGAGCATCACGCCCGAGCTGCAGCGCGCGATGCGCCGCTACTACACGTTCTCGGCGGCGTATGAGAACCTGCTCTTCGCCCCCGAGGTCACGCCCGTCGATCCGGCGACGGCGCCGCTCGAGCTCCTCTCGGGACAGCCGCTCGGGACCCAGGGCGCGAACGTCATCCACCCGATCTTCCGGCGTGCGCCCGATGCGGAGATCGTCCACCTCGTGAACCTCATGGGCGTGGACGACGACCGCTGGCGGAACGTGGCCCCGCCTCCCCAGCCGCAGACGGACCTCCGCATCCGATACCGTCTGCCCGCGGGCTCGCGCGCGATCGGCGTGTTCGTCGCGAGCCCGGATCTGCAGGGTGGCCGTCCAATGCCGCTCCCGTACACCACGAGCGAGGACACGAGCGGAGCGTTCGTGGAAGCGACGATCCCGCGACTCGAGTACTGGAACATGGTCGTCATCCGCACGGCCCCCGTCGGCGAGCAACCGTCGCCACCGCCGTGACTCATTCGCACGGTCGCCGCGCCGCGTCCCCCTTCGGACGCTCCCGCGCAGGCCTCGGCGCGGGCATCGTCTTGACATCCGTCGAGTTCACGGATGGTCGCGAGCGTTCCGCCGCGCGGAAAGGAGTCGGTATGCGGGTCCATGGATTCCTGGTCGGCGCTGTAGTGGCGGTCGCTGCGATGTCCGGTTCGCGTGCGGGCGCCCAGCAGCAAGCATGCACCGCGCAGCTCCCCGCGACGTTCGAGGCCGAGGACGCGCAGCTCCAGGGGCTCGAGGTGGCGGCGGAGGGCGGCAGGGGCTACGTCACGGCCTTCACGGACGAGAGCGATCAGGTGGCGTTCCAGGTCTGCGCGCCCGAGTCCGGGTACTTCACCTTCGACTTCACGTACGCGAAGGGCACGGACGGGATCGCCCTGCGCACGCTGCAGGTGGACGGCCGGCCCTACCCGGGCCAGCCTGCGTTCCCGCCGACGTGGGGGTGGAGCGCGTGGGGGAGCGGCGGCCGGCGCGCAATCCACCTCGACGCGGGGGAGCACACGATCGCGCTCGCGTTCCTGCCGACGGACTCCGGCGAGCTCCGGCTCGACAACATGGTGATGTCGAGCGGACCGACCCCCTCGGACGTGTCGGTCCGGTCGCTGCTCATGAACAACTGGGAGAGTCTGGTGGTCGGCTGGCACGCCGCCGTCCTCTACCCCAAGGACGACATGGGCTTCGGCCCGCGGATGACCGCGTTCCACTGGGCGAAGGACTGGCCCACGAACCAGATCGACGAGGCGCAGGCGTTCTTCCGGGACGAGACGGGCAACACCTCCTACACGGACACCCGCGAGTTCGACACGACGGCGTACTTCACGGCGAGCGACGGAGAGGGATTCGGAGAGATGCGCGTCGCGTACGGCGGCTACGCCAAGAGAGCGGTCCCGATGAGCGTCACCCGGCGGATGATCGTGCCGCCCGGCGAGAGCTTCGCGCTCGTGCTGTACGAGCTCGGCAACGTGACCGATGCCTCCAGACAGCTCTCGATCCTGGAGTGGGCCGACCTGCACAACAAGAACTCAGGGCCGAGCGAGGACCCGGTGAACATCCGTGGAGCATCGCCCGGCGGGGGCGGCGGGACCCTGAACGCCATCTGGGACTCGCAGCGCAATGCCTGGATCGCGGACATGAGCCAGACGAACGGAACGTTCGTCGTGATCGGCTCCTTCGGACCGGTGGATCGCCACGTCGCCGGAGCGCCGGTGACCGGCGGCCCGGACAGCGGGGCGGAGACGGTGAGGAGGTTCGCGACCGGACCGTCCGCGCTCGGCGACTCCGACTCGTTCTCGGGGCAGGACGTCGGCATCGGGATGTCGAGGACGGTCACTCTCGAGCCCGCCCGGACCGAGCAGATCGCGTTCTTCTACGGGATCGCAGACTCGCTCGACGGCGCGAGGGCTCTCGCGGACGACATCAGGAGGCCCGGCGCGCCCGAGGTCTGGATCGATCAGAGCTCCGCGCAGTGGAAAGGCTGGCTTTCGTCCGGGAGGGCCGCATCGCTCGACACGCCCGTGCGGCAGTGGGCGGAGGCGCTGCGGATCGGGCTGGTGACGAACCGGCAATCGCAGCAGCCGGAGTTCGGCAGCTTCGTCGCCGCCACGAACCCTGCCTACAACTACAGCGTCTGGGTTCGTGATTCGTCGGTCGTGGCCATGGGCTTCGACGTGGCCGGCCATCTCGACGAAGCGGAGAAGTACTGGACCTGGATGGCGCAGGCGCAGCAGACGGAAGGGTCGAACCCGAACGTCCCCCCGGGAACGTGGTGGACCAACTACAGCTTCTTCGCGCACAAGCTGGAGATCCCGTTCGTGGAGCCGGAGCTCGATGCGAACGGCCTGTTCCTCGTCGGGACGTATCGTCACCACGCCGCGTTGAAGCCCGTCGACGCCGGTCGCGCAGCTCGGTTCCTCGAGACCGTCTGGCCGGCCGTGCAGAGGGCCGCAGACTTCGTCCAGCGCGAGATCGGCAAGGCCGAGAACCACGGGTTCGGGGCGCCGGACTTCTCCATCTGGGAGGAGGAGCTCCAGTACTGGACGTTCACGCAGGCGACGTACGCCGCGGGCCTCCGCGCCGCGCAGCTCCTCGCGGAGGAGCGGCAGGACTCGTCCAAGGCCGAGAACTGGGGGCGGGCCCGAGACACCGTCCGCGACGCCATCTCGCGCGACACGTCAACCTCGCCGTGTCCCGGCCTGTGGCACGCGACCCTGAACTACTTCGTCCGCGCGGTCCGGCCGGACTGCACGCTGGACCAGCGCCTCGACGGCGCGACCGACCTGCTCTGGGTGTTCGGCGTGCTGGATGCGACGCACCCACGCACGGCGCAGCACCGCGAAGCCGTCCTCGCGAATTTGACGCCGGGGGAGTTCGGCTTCGGCATCTCTCGCTACGAGGGCGACGAGTTCTACCACGCGTCGCAATTCAGCCCCGGCGGTCAGAACGAGGCGAACGGGTCGATGCCCGTCTGGCCACAGATGTCGATGTACATGGCCATGCTCGAGCACTGGCTCGGAATGGACGACCTGTCGCGCAACCGGCTCTCCTGGTACGTCGCCACGACGCACGTCGGCTACCAGCCGCAGGGCGAGGCCGTCGACTGGACGACGGAGCGCCCCCTCGTGTCGACCTCGTCCGAGCCCGTCACCGCGACGTGGTACCTGCTGGCGCTCTTCAACCAGCTCGGCTTGTTCGACCCGCGGTTGCCCTGAAACCGAGCGGCGGTTGCCCTGAAGCCGACCTCGCGCGCTACTCGCGCCCGCCGCGGAGCGGGACCAGGACAGCCCTGTCTTCGAGCACGCGGAACGCGCGGAGCAGGCGGCGCAGCTCGTTGGCGCTTATCGGCGACGACGCAGCGGATTACCGCGCGCGAGGGACGCGCGCAGGGCCGGTGCCCGGGGTCCACGTCCGGCTCAGATTTCCACGTCGCCGCAGTGCCGGGGACGACATCGCAAGCAGGGAGCGCCCCGATGCCTCGCTCATCCACGATCGGCCGTCCCGCTGCAGCTCGCCCCAGCGCAGCCGCTCTTGTGCGGCACGTTCTTCGCCTAGCTCCTCTTGCTTGCTTCCGTGCGGGCGCATGCGGCGCTGGCGCCGTGGAGGCGGGGCATGCTCCGCCTCGCCGGGGTGATCGATGTCCTGTCGCCCCCACCGCGTGCCGCCTCCGCGAACATGCGCGCGACGTGACCGGGGTGGTGACGCAAGCGCGGGAGTACCGCTCCCGGGGAGCCGAAGCATGACTTGGTGGCATGATCTCAAGCCGCACCCTCTGCTCAAGTACGTGCCTCGGCACACACCCGAGGAGCTGGACGAGCTGGAGAAGCGAGTTCGGGCAGCCGGCCGAGTCCGCGATCCCATTCGCCTCGTGGTCAGCAGCCGGACAGGCGAAAGGGAGATCGTCGACGGCCTCGGGCGATGGGAGGTCGGGAAGCGCGCCGACATCGAACCAGCGTTCGAGGACCTCGGCCCCGAGGAGGACATCGACGTGGCCGCCGTCATCCTCGACTACGCGACCCGCCGCTACGTCTCGGGCGCCCAGAAGGTTCAGATGTACCTCGACCTCCACGAGCGCTCGGAGCAGTGGCAGCGGGAACGTGAGCAGACGCAGGCTCGTGCGAACGCGGCTCGTTCGGAGAAGGCGAAGGCGCAGGGGCGCACGGAGGGCGGACACTTCGGAGCGAAGTCAGCCGGTGCGGTCTCGGTTGAGACCCGACCCGGCTACCGCGAGCGCGATCGCATCGCCGCGGCAACCGGCACATCGGCCGCGACGGTGTCGCGCGTGCTCGCGAGCAGGAGAGGCGCGGTCAAGCAGACGCCGAGCTGGAAGAGACTGCACGACCTGCTGAACACCGCGACGAAGTCGCTCGGGGCAGCATCCGCGCTCGCCACGCAGCTGAACGCGAGCGACATGGCGAAGGAGATCGACAAGGTCAAGGATCAGGCGCATCTCGTCAGCGCCAAGGTCGCGGTGGAGCCTGATGGTAAACGGACAGTGGAACCTCTGCCCGGTGAAGGGCCGTGTCACCCCTGAATCGGCCCGCAGCGTGGACGAGAACCTGCGAGCCAGCCGATTCGCGTTGAGTTCATGCAGCGGCACCCGTGCGTTCGCGCCCTAGTGCCGTCGTTCGCGGATGTTGGTTGGCAGCCCGGCGGCAGTGGGGTGGGTCGCATCGCGCGTGGCATCCCCTCCGCGATGAACTCCGAGACGGCGCGACGTGCGTGCTGACGGACAGAGGGACAACGCGAGCGTCATCAGCGGTCTCATCGACGCGCACACCACCGGGGATATCCTCGACGGCCATGTGGATGTGGGCTGACCGCCCTCGATCCTCATCTTCAATCTGTCGGACCTCGAGCCTCGACGTAGGTCGTCGTATGCTGCGCAGCCGCTTGAGACCTCGAACTCGGTCGCGTTGAACCTGCGAACGTCGACCGGCGGGCCGCCGCGCTCTGCGGGAGCCTCAGCGCCGCGCGGACCTTCGCCTCGGCTTCCGTCTCGCGGCGCTGGCGCGTGGTCTCAGGGTCCGAGGGCGGCGGCGGGGTCGGTGGGATCCTCGTGAACATCCCGGGCGGCGTGCTGGCCGCGAGGCCCAGGTCCGCGAGGCGGGTCCTCATCGCGGAGCTCGCGGTCACGCTGAGCGCGACCGATGTGGCGGACGAGATCCAGAAGCTCAAGGACCAGGCGCGTCTCGTCGGCGCCAAGGCGGACGCGGAGTGTGCCCGCAGGAGCCTCGCTGCGGCGGGTGAGCTGCCGGCGCACGCCTGAGAGAACGATGCGCGTAGCGCTCACCGATGTCGCGTCGCCCCTCGACTCCGCCGCGCTTCGCGCGGCTACGCTCGGGGCGAACGGGGAGTAACGCGTCCCCACCTTCGCGGACGTCGAAGGCGACGGCACCGGCGCGCGCGCGGGCCTCACCTCACCCGCCGCGGCCTCACCTCACCGCGCGGGCCTCACCTGACCTCAGTGCAGGCCCGCCTGCTCCCGGTGCTCCGCGCCCACGGCGCGACGCGCGCGGCCGAACAGCGCGATCATCTCCCGTTTGAACGCAGGGATGTCGTCTGGCTTGCGGCTCAACACCAGGTTTCCGTCGACGACGACCTCGCGATCGACCCACTCCGCACCGGCGTTGCGCAGGTCCGTCTTGAGGGACGGCCACGAGGCGATCCGGCGTCCCCGCGCCGCGCCCGTCTCGATGACGGTCCAGGGTCCGTGGCAGATGGCGGCCACGGGCTTGGCCGCGTCGAAGAAGCTCTTCGCGAACGCGACCGCCCTCGGCTCGATCCGGAGGCGGTCGGGGTTCAAGACGCCCCCCGGCAACAGCAGCGCGTCGAAATCCGCTGGCACCGCCGATCGAGGGAAACGTCGATCTGGAACTCGTCGCCCCAGTCGGTGAACTTCCAGCCGCGCACCTTCTGCGGCCTCGGCGAGACGATCCTCGTATCGGCGCCCGCCTCGTCGAGCGCTCTCCGCGGTTCCGTCATCCTCCACTTGCTCGAACCCGTCCTCGATCAGGATCGCTACCCTCACGCCTCCGAGACTCTCCATGGCCCTCCAGACCTACTGCACGTTCGACTGCGGCCCGGCTCCCTGGACCTCGACCCGCCTCGATGGCATCCGTCGCTCGTCCAGCGGGATCGTGACCTCGAGCACCCCGTTGTCCACCCGCGCCTCGGCGCGCTCGACCTTCACCCCCTCGGGCAACGGGATGGAGCGGTAGAACGAGCCGCAGGTGCGTTCCGCGCAGTGCACGCCGGCGCCCTCGACGTCGCGCTCCCGCCGGCGCTCTCCCTGCAACGTGACCGCCTCGCCGGTGACGTCCACCCGGATGTCCTCCTTGCGCACCCCCGGCAGATCCGCGCGCAGGACGAGGACCCCGTCGCGCTCGAAGACGTCCACCTTCGGCGCCCAGGTCGGCCGGCTGGGCTCGACGTCGCGCTCGGTCGGCGGCGCGAAGCGCAGCGGGTCGTACTCCTCGCCGACGCGCTGCATGTCGTCCAGCAACCGTCGCATCAGGGCGATCGGCGCCGTGCGCCAGGGGTCGAATGGCGCGCGCGGCGCCCCCCCCGGCGCCTGCTGCGGCTGGCCTCGGCTCGATGGTTGGGAGGTCGAAGGATCCGGACGTTCGTTCGCCATCCCCGCTCCTCTTCCAGGCGCGCAATATCGCGCGTCGCACGCCGCGCACCTCCCGCAACGCTGGCGACGGCCGAGGCTCGCCGCAACGGACCGGCTGGCACGCGCCATCGCGCGCGCCGAGCGGAGGTTCGCACCGGGATCGCGCCGTCCCTCGCCTCCCCGGGCCGGGCGCGTTCCCACGGCCGCGCTGCCGCCGCGCCCGAGCATGCCAATGATTCGCGTGCACTGGATGTACGCCTCGTTCGCTCGTCTCGTGAACACGGCGAAACGGAACGCCGCCGCGCCCCGGAGCATAGCGAGCGAGACGAGCGGGAGCACCCACGTCAGCCATGGGGGAGGGAACATGAAGACCAGACTCGCGCTCGCAGTGGTCGGCCTCGCGCTCGCGCCGCTCGCGCTCGCGCAGCAGGATTCGCAGCAGGGTGGCGGTCAGACCGCTCCCCCGGTCGCCGGCACGATCCCCCTCGGGACGACGGTCGAGGAGACGCGGGCCGTCGCGGTCGGCTACCGCGCCTCGAAGCTCATCGGCGCGCCCGTGTACAACGACAAGGACCAGAAGATCGGGAAGGTGGACGATCTCGTCGTCGCGCCCGACGGCAAGGTGTCGCTCGCGGTCGTGGACGTCGGCGGGTTCCTCGGCATGGGCCGGCATCAGGTCGCGATCCCGGTCGAGCAGTTCTCCGCGGTGAAGCCCAAGGTCGTCCTGCCCGGCGCCACGAAGGATGCACTGAAGCAGCTCCCGGAGTTCCAGTACGCGAAGAGCTGATCCCGTGCCTCGATGGACGAGTCGTTCGGGGACGGGGCAGGAGGCGGACGGTAGACGGGGCGCGCGGTCCTGCTCACCTTCTACGGGCGCGCGTGGCGCCACGTCCCGGAGGCGCGGCGCGCGACGGGGGTGTACCGCACCCCCGCGCCGCTATTCGACGAGTTTGTGCCGCAGCGGGTAGCGCGTGAGCTCCACGTTCGTGCTCGCGCCGATCTTGGCGGAGATCCTCGCCCGGTACGTGGCGATCGTCTTCTCGCTCAGCCGGAGCTCCGCGGCGATCTCCTTCAGCGTCCGCGCGCTCGCGACCAGGCGCAGCGGGACCCGCGGCCACTTCTCCCTGACCTCGTCGAGCAGCGCGAGCCCGTCGCGCCCGGGGCGCCCCGCCCCCCCCGTGCTCGCGATCCGGCGCCGCGAGACGGGCCGCTCTACGGCGGGATCCGCGAAGTCCCGCAGGAGCGGTGACCACCGGCCGCTCAGTGGCGCAGGTCCTCGGCGGGTCCCGCGACGCGCTCGCCCGGCGGCGTGCGAGCGACCCGGACCTGGTCGTGCACCTCCTCGACGCCGAAGACGTCATCGGCGATCACTTCGAGGCGCCACTTGTCCACGCGGCTGGCGATGATCCCCGAGATGGTCACCTCTCCGTTCTCGACCTTCACCTCCAGGCCGTCGGCGTCGATGCCGGTCCGCGCGATCCGCTCGCAGAGGTCGTCGAGGATGCGCTCGTCGGAGCGCTTGAATCCCTTGGGCCCACGCAGGCGCCGCCTACTCTTCATCTCGCGCAGCTTGTCCCCGAGCCACTCGAGGGGTCCATGGTCCTCCCACTCGATGAGCCCCTTCGTGTCCACTCGCTCGTGCTCGTGCGTGTCCGGCCAGCGCTCGACCCAGGGGCGCCCCATCTCCTCGCGCGTCCCGCTCCAGCGCTGCTCGCCCGTGCCACCGTAGCGGCCCTGCATGCGGCGGCCCCCGTACTCACCAGTCTCCTCGTACCAGCCTCGTTCTCCCGGCGAGCCGCGCTCACGCGACGGCGGGTCCCCGCTCTGCCCCTCTTCCCACCCGCGGTACGTTGCCATGGTCTTCCTCCTTGCAGCCGCCGCACAAGTTAGCCACGTGGATGCCGGCGCGAGGCGTGTACGCACGTACCCGAACGACCCGAGGCCGTCATGCGTCCTCTTCAGCTCACGTTCTCCTCGCCGGCTGCGCGCTCGCCGTCTGTGCCAC includes:
- a CDS encoding trehalose synthase, whose translation is MSSNTMRRLVRRPTLIAGLLAALVGFNAAVAQQDVNEYVQFLEPRSMLFQAGQQSEAISGMGDQWRNDYFDREPQELVRRASVWVLYYPGSVIPEPGKSVIGTLGSTQLWDAFRDVGIEAIHTNPTLRAGGIRDREYTPTIDGWFDRISLEIDPQLGTEEDYRQMVQVAEERGGWVGGDLVPLHTGLGADFRLAERGYKDYPGMYTMVAIRQEDWGLLPNVDDPYGTALVSKEAAVELKNKGYIPGLINSADAHPDAKTWSGWSATPEVTDVDGNRRRSVYLHVFKPGQPALNWLDPSYAGRRAVQGDAVRHVHDLRNLFVRLDAVPFLGIEPNPDQPLTDYFDTPLAELGTEDIAMFLRKIGGWSFQELNVPMDQFKDFGTHGPDLGYDFFTRAECFHPVITQDARPCRLEHQLLLEKEIKHGELIHDLQNHDEITYQLVNLGSQGEIRLGGETTTGPQLKEKILQEMRAGVAGEAAPFNRLYRPEQDGVATTIAGFIAPALGVRDPYNATPDQVGQIQRAHILVAMANAMQPGVFAVSAWDLVGALPLREETVAERTADGDFRWINRGGVDLMGADPNAQTSAFGLPKAQTLYGPLPEQLGNPDSFASQLKTILRARKDNRIHESEVVAVPNVDNQAVVVLVMRLPDNGGLAVTALNYGRDSTSVNVDIGNVPGGGVSGPARDIVAGQDLGNVSGQMTIDLEGLAGRTVVIRQGQ
- a CDS encoding glycoside hydrolase family 66 protein; this translates as MPLPVAVVVVVALVGCAARAAAAPVIDLLPDKARYAPGEEVTLTARVQAGTEGEFVGPVAMSVYHLDAVVHADRQEVRVAPGATGDVTFRWTPPTEDFSGYLAVADAAGTAATTAVDVSSSPFRYPRYGYVSEFDPALSPQERERRVERLSREFLVNVYQLYDWGWRHEKLVETGPDGQIVPTWTDLFGRPVAWTAITGYVDAIHRYGAAAMGYVMVYAAREGYAERWPISPAWGLFAREGAQDQLHVQFPNDVFLWLFDPMNPGWQSWEIAQYVEAVRLAGLDGVHIDQLGPRFDVHLADGTSVDLAARFAPFLEATKRHLMQGQPDRSACTFNLVDGAVDGWATREVATSYPCDFLFSEIWFEADSYDDLRRYAEYLRGLSGGRAAVFAAYAQYGEEVGPIHEAEAARLHGVRVASDHLGYTGTGFVAALEMAGAAITWSIELSEPQNVSLVFRFANASGQVARRQVSVDGAPVGEVSFPSTAEWSGWSSDAYVPTTLGAGRHEISLSVRPGDAGAVNVDHLALGRFDEQAFQLADAVMFASGVTHIEIGDDVAGLAHEYYPNLSKSITPELQRAMRRYYTFSAAYENLLFAPEVTPVDPATAPLELLSGQPLGTQGANVIHPIFRRAPDAEIVHLVNLMGVDDDRWRNVAPPPQPQTDLRIRYRLPAGSRAIGVFVASPDLQGGRPMPLPYTTSEDTSGAFVEATIPRLEYWNMVVIRTAPVGEQPSPPP
- a CDS encoding glycoside hydrolase family 15 protein, whose protein sequence is MSGSRAGAQQQACTAQLPATFEAEDAQLQGLEVAAEGGRGYVTAFTDESDQVAFQVCAPESGYFTFDFTYAKGTDGIALRTLQVDGRPYPGQPAFPPTWGWSAWGSGGRRAIHLDAGEHTIALAFLPTDSGELRLDNMVMSSGPTPSDVSVRSLLMNNWESLVVGWHAAVLYPKDDMGFGPRMTAFHWAKDWPTNQIDEAQAFFRDETGNTSYTDTREFDTTAYFTASDGEGFGEMRVAYGGYAKRAVPMSVTRRMIVPPGESFALVLYELGNVTDASRQLSILEWADLHNKNSGPSEDPVNIRGASPGGGGGTLNAIWDSQRNAWIADMSQTNGTFVVIGSFGPVDRHVAGAPVTGGPDSGAETVRRFATGPSALGDSDSFSGQDVGIGMSRTVTLEPARTEQIAFFYGIADSLDGARALADDIRRPGAPEVWIDQSSAQWKGWLSSGRAASLDTPVRQWAEALRIGLVTNRQSQQPEFGSFVAATNPAYNYSVWVRDSSVVAMGFDVAGHLDEAEKYWTWMAQAQQTEGSNPNVPPGTWWTNYSFFAHKLEIPFVEPELDANGLFLVGTYRHHAALKPVDAGRAARFLETVWPAVQRAADFVQREIGKAENHGFGAPDFSIWEEELQYWTFTQATYAAGLRAAQLLAEERQDSSKAENWGRARDTVRDAISRDTSTSPCPGLWHATLNYFVRAVRPDCTLDQRLDGATDLLWVFGVLDATHPRTAQHREAVLANLTPGEFGFGISRYEGDEFYHASQFSPGGQNEANGSMPVWPQMSMYMAMLEHWLGMDDLSRNRLSWYVATTHVGYQPQGEAVDWTTERPLVSTSSEPVTATWYLLALFNQLGLFDPRLP
- a CDS encoding type 1 glutamine amidotransferase domain-containing protein, with the protein product MRVAILIEDGFEQVEDDGTAESARRGGRRYEDRLAEAAEGARLEVHRLGRRVPDRRFPRSAVPADFDALLLPGGVLNPDRLRIEPRAVAFAKSFFDAAKPVAAICHGPWTVIETGAARGRRIASWPSLKTDLRNAGAEWVDREVVVDGNLVLSRKPDDIPAFKREMIALFGRARRAVGAEHREQAGLH
- a CDS encoding Hsp20/alpha crystallin family protein, with the protein product MRRLLDDMQRVGEEYDPLRFAPPTERDVEPSRPTWAPKVDVFERDGVLVLRADLPGVRKEDIRVDVTGEAVTLQGERRRERDVEGAGVHCAERTCGSFYRSIPLPEGVKVERAEARVDNGVLEVTIPLDERRMPSRRVEVQGAGPQSNVQ
- a CDS encoding PRC-barrel domain-containing protein, producing MKTRLALAVVGLALAPLALAQQDSQQGGGQTAPPVAGTIPLGTTVEETRAVAVGYRASKLIGAPVYNDKDQKIGKVDDLVVAPDGKVSLAVVDVGGFLGMGRHQVAIPVEQFSAVKPKVVLPGATKDALKQLPEFQYAKS
- a CDS encoding LuxR C-terminal-related transcriptional regulator, with amino-acid sequence MSGRWSPLLRDFADPAVERPVSRRRIASTGGAGRPGRDGLALLDEVREKWPRVPLRLVASARTLKEIAAELRLSEKTIATYRARISAKIGASTNVELTRYPLRHKLVE
- a CDS encoding BON domain-containing protein codes for the protein MATYRGWEEGQSGDPPSRERGSPGERGWYEETGEYGGRRMQGRYGGTGEQRWSGTREEMGRPWVERWPDTHEHERVDTKGLIEWEDHGPLEWLGDKLREMKSRRRLRGPKGFKRSDERILDDLCERIARTGIDADGLEVKVENGEVTISGIIASRVDKWRLEVIADDVFGVEEVHDQVRVARTPPGERVAGPAEDLRH